The Dyadobacter sp. 676 DNA window GCTGGGGCCAAAGCTTCAAAGCTTTGCTCGCCGGGAACGATTTCCTCGATATCGAGGAGCTGCTCCCGGGCGAAGAAATCGATGCTATTTTGCCGCTCCGGTTCCAGGAACTTGGCCGCGATGCGCTGGCGGAGCGCGTCCAGGCATTTTTTTTAAGGATATTCAGGAATAATGCTGATACACAGTTGATTAATATGGACAGCCGGGTGAGTGAAGTGCTCCTGTACATCGACAGGAACCTGGCGAAGAATATAGAACTGGCCGAAGTCGCCAATCTGGTGCATTTGTCGCCGCACCGTTTCCGGCACCTTTTTGCGGAGCAGATCGGCATGCCGTTTACCCAGTATATCATCTGGCAGCGTCTGCGGAAATCGATTTATGCCGTGGCTTCGGGCCAAATGACGCTGGGCAATACCGTGGAAAATTTTGGCTTCACCGATCAGGCGCATTTCAGTAATACATTCAAAAAGATGTTCGGCGTGTTTCCGCGGGTATTCCTGCATACTTGTTATGTGATCTGCTAGGATGGCCGGTAAAGAATAGCCCTAATTTACAACTGTCCTCTTTTTTGAAAGGTCTAATTTTGGAAAAGAGTAAAGGGGACTTGATTTTTCATAGTTCGGATAACGTCCGATCTTTATGCGTGTCGTATTGGCCCGATGCGATAACGTATAGTGGCTCTCGTCACATTATTTTGATTCCGTTGGCCCTGAATTTCCTGTAAAGCGTTTCGAGAACGTAGCTTTTAAATGCGGCTTCCGAATAGACGCTTTTTATCCAGACCAGAATTTTCAGTTCTATATTGTCGGCGCCCAGGTTGTTTACAAGGATTTGTTTGGGTGCATTCCTGATCATTTCGTCCCCTTTTTCAATCGTTTCGCCTGCCAGTTTTTTAACCAGGTCGAGATCCGAGTCGATGTGCACCTTGAACGTAATTTCGCTTTTCAGTTGCGCATTCTTTTCGGTATAATTCACAACCCGTCCCGAAAGCAGGTCGCCATTTGGAATAACCACCCTGGAACCCTGCGCCGTGAGCATTTTGCTCGACCGGATGCCGATGTCGAGCACTTTTCCCTTTTTTGTCGGCCAGCTCGATGTAATCGCCGATGCGGAATGGTTTTTCGAAAATCAGGATAATGCCGGATACGAAGTTGTTGATGATATTTTGCAAGCCAAGCCCGATACCCACTCCCAGGGCGCCGATCAGGACGGTGATCTTGTCCAGCGGCACGCCCGAAGCCGTGACCGCAAACAGAAAGCCCACCACGATGATGATGAGCCTGATCAATGCGAGTTTGGAGTTTTTGGCGACGGTGGAGCTGCCGAAAGTGCTGTCGGTCTCGCCGAAAAGGATACCGATATTCTTCTGGAGCAGGTTGGCGAGGTAAATGATGACCGCGAAGAACAGCACATTTCCCAATGTAAAGGTAATGTTCCCGATAGTCCGCGGCCTGGCCAGTACTTCCCTGAAAAAATGGGTCAGGGCGTCGATGATATTCAGGTTGATGGAAAACGCGATAACCCACAGGATTACGGATAAAAAGGCAAGCACGCTACGGAATTTGGCGCGGGTACGCGGGATGTTGAGGCGTGAGAAAACGCCGCCGGAACTCGTGCTTACTTTGATTTGCAATTCCAGCGATTCGGTGACGATTTCGACAAACACCGCCAGGCTCAGAATCTGGACCAATCCGCTGATGGCCGTCAGGTGAAAGGCTTTCGCAAGACTGATACGGCCGAACACATTCAGCAGAACGGCCAGGAGGTTGAGCACGACGTAGATTATGACGACCGGTTTGACAAACTTTTTGTCGAAACTGGCCTCTTTCATTTTTCCGTATAGCCAGGTACCGAAAAAGACCGAAACGGCGTTCAGCAGAATCAGCAGCACCCGTAGCAGGAGCGTGTCGTTCACAAATGCGTTGGTGAAAATTACCAGTATGTATAACCCGATGATCCTGAGCCAGACGCCGAACTGGCCTGCCGTTATCCGGCGATACAGGAACAGGGTGAGGGTCAGTAGCAACAGAGACTGGTTTACCTCCATGTAGATAGCCGGAGAATCGGGCTCGAAGAGCGGCATGAGGTTAAACAGCACGACCAGTGTTGCCAGAATGGGCCATCGGGAAATGAAGCGAAACTTCATTTCCCCGATTTTAGCTGAAAGGTCGGCCCGGCCCGATCGGCGGAAATTGATATTGACCCACCAGAAGAATACTATACACAGGATAATCAGTAGTATCCGGTTGTCCCAGGTCGAATTCACGAAGTAGCGGAGGATTTTGTCCTGACCGACGTAGGAGTTCCTGATCAATTCGCCAAGATCGTCGGTACGGCTCGTCCGGGGGGCGTTCCACAGGTAACGGTATTCCTGCCCGAGCACATTTTTGCCCGATTCGGCGATGTAATCGTTGACCATCGATTGGAGATCTGCCGCCTGGAAATACAATGCGGATACCTCGGCGAGCAATTTGCTGACCGTATCGAGCCTGGCCATAGTCACCTGGCCGGTATTCTGGAAGCCTCGCGCGGAGGTCGGTGATCTGCTGAGCGTAAAGTTTTCGCTGTGTGGTGTCGGTGCTGCTGATGTGGAGCAGAGAGTCGCGGCTGAACGCGATCAGCTGCTCCGACATTTTTTGCAGTTCCAGGTTATGGGCTGAAAGCGATTTCCGCCACACGGAAGTCTTTTCCTGCACATCGGAAAGGATGAGCCGGTAATTGACCAGGCTTTTGTTGTCGGGTACCGATCCGGTTGCGGCCATGGCGGAGTCGATCTGACGGACGTTGGCCTGCATACGCGACAGCTCACTGCGAATTTTATCCCCATCGAACCCCTTTTTATTGGTGGCGTTCATTTCGGTGACGGCAGCCTGGTATTTTTCCAGCCGGAAGAGCAGCGTGTCGGGGATCAGTTGGGCGGAGTCATGCGGAACGGGCTGATTTTGTGCGTTCGATCCTGCAATGCTCAGGACGAAGACCATAGCAGGGACCCAGAAATAGCGCTGAAATAAGAACATTCTTTCGGACAAATTGCTTACAATGACGTTCGGAATAAATGCCGAAAGAACGAATGCACAAATAATATGCCTTCACGAAGTTCGCGCCGGACAGGAAGCGTCGGCTTTTGCTATTAATCTGAAATATAAAAAATATACATCATGGGTGCTTCCTGTGCCGGGCCGACGACGCCGGGAATGCATTGGTCGCCTGGCTGCAATTACGCTATTTCGATGCCGGCAGCGTGCGAATGGAACCGGTCCGCGCCGTTCGCTAGAATGTCGGCGGTGCCGTATTCAGGTCCGAATCCAGGAAGTCCCTGACCATCGGGATCAGCCAGTCGGTGCGCTGGATCATGCCGATGTGCGTAGTGCCGGGAAGAATGGCCAGCCGGGACTTCGGAAGCCCGTGGATATCGCCCATTTTGCCGCCGCCTTTGGCACGGAACAAATCCAGCGCGTGCTCGTACCGGACGCCGTCGGCATCGCCGATAACCATAAACAGCGGCGCTTTGATGTTTTTGGCTTCCTTCGTCCAGTCGTACGGTTTCAGGTCGATGCTGATCACCTTTTTGACAAAATCGGGGAACTTTGCCGGATCGTTGCCCAGGCTGTCGTATTGTGTCTGGATCGGCGAGCCCTTGAACATGTCCGCAGTGATGGTCGCAAAACTGGCTTCGACGTCGGGCCACCATCCGTCGTGCGCGTATGCCCCCGAGAGGATGACAAGCCTGCGCACCTGCGCAGGGTGCCGAATGGCCATCTGGAAAGCGACCCCGCCTCCCATGCTGTAACCCAGAACGTCGGCGCTGTCGACTTTGAGGTGTTTGAGTAAACCCGAAACGTCGTCGGCCATACCCTCGTAGCTCAGGTCGCGCGAAATATCCTTCGTGCGGCCATGGGCCTGCATTTCGGCGACGATCACCTTTCTGTCCGCCAGCATCGGTATGATGTGTGCCCAGTTCGTGGGGATGTTCATGAAAGAGCCATGCAGCAGCACGAGGGGTTTGCCCTGACCGTAAACTTCATAGTACATTTTCAACCCGTTTACATCCGCATAGCCGCTTTCGGATGGTTTGGCGGGCCGGGCTGTCGCGGTTTCTTTCGGCGTTGCCGCATTTTGTTCTTTTTGGGTGCCCGACTGGCAGGATGCCATCAATGCACCGATGGCCAGACAGAGGCCATGTAAGATGTGTTTGTTCATGAATGCAGTGGTTTTTGTTGATATTGCAAATCTGCGCAACAATCCACGGGCATTCGGGGTGTATTTGCGTCAATTATGCGGCCGGAATGCGGCAATGCCGGATGGCCGGCTTTTTTTTTTTAACGGAACCATAACGAGATTTTCCTGCGCGGAACGCTAACTTTACGGCCTTGCACTAACGGCCAATGTATAACTGGAAAGCGATCGCATATTTGCTAGGTTTCTGGCAAGGAATTATCCTGGCCCTGTCGCTCATTGCCCGGGGCGCGAAGGGGCAGCGCGCGAGCCTGTTTTTGGGCCTGATTCTTGTCGTGCTCGCCCAGGAGCTGCTCAACGCCTGGGGAATGCAGGTGCGCTATCATAGCCGCCCCGGTATGTTCCCGTTCTGGAATTTCCAGAGCTACCTGGTGTTGCCGCTTGCGTTGTGGTTCTTTATGCGGTCGGTTACCGAGCCGGCCTTTATTTTCAAACCGGTATATGGCCTGGCCTTTCTGGCGGTCGTTGCCGAAATCGCGGTCCGATGGATGTGGTGGTGGCGATGGAAGGCGGCCGCGGGGAATGTGACGTCGCTGCTCGACAATCCGGTATGGTTTTCACTGACCGAAATACTACCTATCATCGGCATGGTAGCCGTGCTCGGTGTTTATGGGATGCGGTTATATCCGGTGTGGCGGATGCATGCGGCTTTGAAGCCTGGACATTACCTGCGTATTTTCGGCCTGTTCGGTTTTCTGTCCCTGCTAACGCTGCTCTGGGTAGCCGGCGTGATCTTCGGGTGGCCGGTTTTTACGGAAATCGAAATCCTGATCGCCGCGTGCCTGTTCGGATTGGGATACACTGGTTATATCGATCCGCATTTCTTCGCATTACCTGCGTTTCCAAAGGAAGAAAAGCCCGGGTACAGCCGGTTTAGCGACACATTGGAATTACAAAAAATACGCGAAATTTTCGAACGCGACCGGCTCCACACACGTTCGGGCCTGACACTCGAAGAAACGGCCGACGAGCTTAACCTGCCCGCGCGGTATGTGTCTCAGCTTATCAACACGCATTGCGGAACTAATTTCAACGGATTTGTGAACGCATTTCGCGTCGAGGAGGTCGTCCGTAAACTGGCCGATCCGAAAGAAAAGCACAAAACCATCCTGGCCCTGGCATTGGAAGCCGGTTTCAGTTCCAAATCGACTTTCAACCAGGCTTTCAGGCAACATACCGGTAAATCGCCGTCGCAATACATGCAGGCCGGGAAAGTGGCGACCGAAATCAGAGTTTGAAATAGTCCGGAAACATGATTCCGGACGTCCTGGAATGTGTTCCCGCGCGCATCGGTTTTACCGACAGGCTTGCTTTGGGCTTTCTTTCACCTGATGTCAGACAAGCCATGATCAAACTGCTATCACTGTTGCCCGCCCTTTTTTTCGTACAGATTGTATTTGCCCAAAACAACCGGACAGGGACTTCCTTGCATGAATTCAGCGTCGAAATAAACCGCAATGTGGAACTGCTGGGTTTCGTGTATTTCCTCGGATACGAAGGCGCCGAGGCCGGGAAAGACGCTTATCCCGAGAAGATGCGTCAACGCTACGCCTACGGCCTGGATCTTTACCGCCGGTACAAGTCCTTTGCCGGAAACAGGAACTTGGCCGTCGTGATCGGTTACGCACAGGATATCTGGCTGGATTACTTCATCAATCTGCTGGTCCAGCTCGACAACGTACCCGACGCAAAGTTGCCGGAGGGGCTGGATACCCGCTATTATATTCGTTTTTCGCCCAGCGGCGATGCCGCCGAAGCAAGGAAGCACGCGACGGCATTCCTGGACGCGATGAATGCGCTTTACCGCGATGTGGATTTCGGTGCGATCCTGGCCGAACGCGAAATCCACTATGCCAATGCCGTGGCACAGGTACGTGCCGGTTTGCCCGAAAGCGGTTTCCTGCCGGCGATGGAGGCGTTTTACCAGGCGAGATTTGATAATTACCTGCTCGTGCCCAGCCTGATGATACCTCCCGGAATGGGTTTCGGAAGCCGTTATCACCAGCATCGCGACACCTATGCCGTCCACGTTTTCGGCGCTTTTGCACCGGCACAATGGACTGATCCGACCCGGCCGGACATGGGTTTCGGCGACAAAAAGCACCTGCGCGAACTGAGCACGCATGAATTCGGCCATTCGTTCGTGAACCCGGTGATCGACAAGCTCCCGGGAGATGCGATTGCCGGGACGGCCACATTGTTCGAGCCAATCAGGGAAGCGATGTCGAATCAGGCCTATACCAGTTGGAAGGCATGCCTGTACGAGCATTTTGTGCGGGCCGGCGAGGTGATCATTGCCGCCAACCTGGGCCACCAAGCCGATGCAAGGCAGCTCAGAAAGTATTATATCGAGGGCCGGAAGTTTATTTATCTGGATATTTTGCTGGACGAGCTGGAAAAATATAACCGTAAACAAACCGCTTCGTACGAAATGGCCGTGGCATATGCGATGCGGCGCCTGCAAACGCAAGCCGATCAGGCACGGGGAGACCGGAAGGAATGAAGTGTTTTTCGCTGTTATCCCTAAAAATAACAAAACTGCATCTGTTCCGGCAGTGCGGTTTTGTTCATTTTTGCCTGTACTATTCTCTCAATGCGAATGCTTGCAACTGACAACCCTATTTACATCATCGGCTCGGGTGCTATCGGAAAGGCACTTGCCGTTTTTCTTAAACTTTCGGGGCGAAACGTCACGATCGTCCGGGGCAGCGTGAACGACGGGAGCCTGAAAACCGAAAATATACTGGTGGAAATGGCCGGCGGGGCTGTGTTTGAGGCCGAAACGGTCGTGCGGACGATGGATTCCCTGTCGGGGACCGGCGGAATTTTCGTGCTTTGCAACAAGTCGTTCGGGAATGAGCAGCTGGCCCTATTGCTCAAAAACAAGATGGGTAACCCGCCTGTCGTACTGCTGCAAAATGGCCTGGGTGTAGAGGAACCATTCGTTCGCCATGGGTTTTCTGAAATTTACAGATGTGTCCTGTTCGTGACGAGCCAGGTCATAGGGGAGGGGAATGTCCGTTTCAAACCGGTCGGCGTCTGCCCGGTAGGCATAGAACGCGGCGATCCGGGGCATTTGGATAAAATTGTACAGCAGTTGAATACGCCTTACTTCGCTTTTCGGAGCGAAGGGAATATCCGCCCCGTTGTCTGGAAAAAAGCGATTGTAAATTGTGTTTTTAACTCGATATGCCCGTTGCTCGATACCGACAACGGTATTTTTCACCGGAATCAGGAAGCATTGCAAATCGCGCGAAGGGTGATCGGGGAATGCCTGACAATCGCAACGGAAAAGGGAATCAGGTTAACTCCCGACGAGATCGAGGAAAACCTGTTGCAAATCAGCCGGTTTTCGGACGGGCAACTTATTTCAACCTTGCAGGACATCCGCAATGGGCGGAGGACCGAGATCGAGACCCTGAATCTGGAAGTCGTGCGACTGGCAAAGGAACTGGGAAAACTCGACGCTGTACAGGAAACCCGGCTCCTCGGAGAGCTCGTCAGGCTGAAAGCGGAGCTGGCTTTACGGCAAGCCGGAAATTAGCTGCACAGTTCCGGACCGCAGTTTTCTCGGATATCGACAGAGGAGCCCGGCGTTGAATGCTTCCAAGCGGACCGGGAAACGGGCCCGGCCGGATACAGCCGCCGCTCCACACCGATGTTGGCAGAAAACTGAGCCACCAGCCGGATCAGAAAGCGAAAAGGAAGCCAATGCTGAGCGCCTGCGCAAATTGTATTTTGGAGCTCTGGTCCCTGTCGTACACCACGATTGCCCCGAGGTTTACATTTACATATTTGTTAATCTTCGCCGTGAGTTGCGCATCGAGCCGGTTATCGATTTCCAATGGGTCGTGAAAGGTGGAGAACATCAGGTACCTGAATTTCAGGTTCACATCTTTGGCGATGTCCTTGTCGAAGTTGGCCACCAGCTGGATCAGGGCCGCCTCGGTCCTGACGCGCTTGCCGATGGGCACGCCGTAATTCTTCTGATCGGGCGTGTTGACATACAGATCTTTATCGATTACGACCGTCTGCCGCAATGCGCCCGGTGCAAAATCCACAAAGAAATAAGGTGCGGGGCGGTATTCGATACCGATCGCCTCGGTCAGGTAGGCCGGAGACAGCAGGCCCGAGACCTTTTTCTTCAAGTTGATTGAATCGGGATTCGTGTTGTATTCGTAACCCGCCGCGAACTGCGACAGGAAATTGAAATTCGCAAAAAGACTCCATTTCGTGGAAATCTCGCGGTTATATTTGGTATCGAAAAAAATGCGGTCGACATTCTTGCGGCTCTGCTGGCCTTTGTTGCGGACGATCCCGTATTGCGATTGAAAATCGTTACGCCAGGAGTCTTTCCCCTTTTTTGTTTCGTTCAATGCGTTAAAAAATACGCCTAACGCCACCGAGTTAACCCCACCGCCGGTCCAATTGGAACTGAAAGAGCCCTGGTTCAGGTTTGCGCCGAATTCGATTTTGCGCCAGGTGGTATCACTTGCTGTTTTCAGCCGCCCCGCATTGAGGGAATTGCTGAGGTCGACCTTGTTTTGGGCTAATGTGTCTGAAACTGAGAATAAAACAAATAAAAACGCGCCGTGGATTAACCCCCTTGTACTCATACTTGAAAAAATACTAAATAAACTCCGGCGAATATATCCCTGTTCTCGGCTGTTTGGCAACATTTCCGGGCATTAAATTTGAGAAAATACAAGTGCGTGGCGTTTTGGACTGGCGGTTAGCGCCGGTCGTCAGAGCCGTCCGGCCGGTAACCTGCCTGCTTTCATCGCCGCTATTTGCTGTGGTGTGAATGCGGGGGCATACAGGGCCGGGTCAAGATGACAACAACGGAAAAGATCGGCTATGAAATGCATGCGCTCTGGCAGACTGGCCCAGTCGGCGGCGCCTGTCTCGAGCACGCTGTCGGGTGTCGGGTCTATTTCCGCCAGCATCGCCACCAAGCTCGCGCACGACAACCGCATCAACGCCTCGGGGTAGGGTTTGTTCAAATCTTTGCCGAGCGAAAGGCGTTCGTCAGGCGGGAGTGTCAATGTCATCAGGTGAATGGTGAGCTGTTCGCGGACGATCACCTGCAGACGGACCATCAGTTGGTCGAGGGCCATTTCCAACTGCGAAGTATTGCCGGTGATTTTCAGGTAAGCCAGCCGGATGCGGGCCAGCCAGCTGGCTGGCGAGAAGAGGGTATCGATGACCTTTTCTGTAATCATCCGTTTGTTTACCGCGAATACCGCATTCAGCGAAGCTGCTATTTCCGGTTGCAGGCGCGTCTGCTCGTGAAACCCTATTTCGAGGTTGGCCTGAAGCTGTAATTCGGTCCGTAGCTGCGGGTCGGTTTCAAAAAAAGCATTGTAATAGTTCGTGAAGGCCTGTTTAAGGTATTGCTGCCCGTGGGGCGGATTCCCTGGCCGAAGTCCGCTGCAAAAGGCATCCAGGCGTTGCTGATCGAAAACCTGGTCCTGAAAGCATGACGAAACGAACCGCGCGAACTCCCATCCGATTTCTTCGAAGACCTTCCGGTTACCCCGTCCGACCGCCTCGCTGATACGGTCGACGACGCGGACC harbors:
- a CDS encoding AraC family transcriptional regulator, with the protein product MKVPVTAGFPFGELRDCSISYIVKASNKPVPISNRYGFKIVIGLDGTFDSEINGRVYKGIRGFVIDRNVNHFCHCGGVSMFVSLIEPKSRWGQSFKALLAGNDFLDIEELLPGEEIDAILPLRFQELGRDALAERVQAFFLRIFRNNADTQLINMDSRVSEVLLYIDRNLAKNIELAEVANLVHLSPHRFRHLFAEQIGMPFTQYIIWQRLRKSIYAVASGQMTLGNTVENFGFTDQAHFSNTFKKMFGVFPRVFLHTCYVIC
- a CDS encoding alpha/beta hydrolase, with product MNKHILHGLCLAIGALMASCQSGTQKEQNAATPKETATARPAKPSESGYADVNGLKMYYEVYGQGKPLVLLHGSFMNIPTNWAHIIPMLADRKVIVAEMQAHGRTKDISRDLSYEGMADDVSGLLKHLKVDSADVLGYSMGGGVAFQMAIRHPAQVRRLVILSGAYAHDGWWPDVEASFATITADMFKGSPIQTQYDSLGNDPAKFPDFVKKVISIDLKPYDWTKEAKNIKAPLFMVIGDADGVRYEHALDLFRAKGGGKMGDIHGLPKSRLAILPGTTHIGMIQRTDWLIPMVRDFLDSDLNTAPPTF
- a CDS encoding AraC family transcriptional regulator — its product is MYNWKAIAYLLGFWQGIILALSLIARGAKGQRASLFLGLILVVLAQELLNAWGMQVRYHSRPGMFPFWNFQSYLVLPLALWFFMRSVTEPAFIFKPVYGLAFLAVVAEIAVRWMWWWRWKAAAGNVTSLLDNPVWFSLTEILPIIGMVAVLGVYGMRLYPVWRMHAALKPGHYLRIFGLFGFLSLLTLLWVAGVIFGWPVFTEIEILIAACLFGLGYTGYIDPHFFALPAFPKEEKPGYSRFSDTLELQKIREIFERDRLHTRSGLTLEETADELNLPARYVSQLINTHCGTNFNGFVNAFRVEEVVRKLADPKEKHKTILALALEAGFSSKSTFNQAFRQHTGKSPSQYMQAGKVATEIRV
- a CDS encoding DUF4932 domain-containing protein translates to MIPDVLECVPARIGFTDRLALGFLSPDVRQAMIKLLSLLPALFFVQIVFAQNNRTGTSLHEFSVEINRNVELLGFVYFLGYEGAEAGKDAYPEKMRQRYAYGLDLYRRYKSFAGNRNLAVVIGYAQDIWLDYFINLLVQLDNVPDAKLPEGLDTRYYIRFSPSGDAAEARKHATAFLDAMNALYRDVDFGAILAEREIHYANAVAQVRAGLPESGFLPAMEAFYQARFDNYLLVPSLMIPPGMGFGSRYHQHRDTYAVHVFGAFAPAQWTDPTRPDMGFGDKKHLRELSTHEFGHSFVNPVIDKLPGDAIAGTATLFEPIREAMSNQAYTSWKACLYEHFVRAGEVIIAANLGHQADARQLRKYYIEGRKFIYLDILLDELEKYNRKQTASYEMAVAYAMRRLQTQADQARGDRKE
- a CDS encoding 2-dehydropantoate 2-reductase, with protein sequence MLATDNPIYIIGSGAIGKALAVFLKLSGRNVTIVRGSVNDGSLKTENILVEMAGGAVFEAETVVRTMDSLSGTGGIFVLCNKSFGNEQLALLLKNKMGNPPVVLLQNGLGVEEPFVRHGFSEIYRCVLFVTSQVIGEGNVRFKPVGVCPVGIERGDPGHLDKIVQQLNTPYFAFRSEGNIRPVVWKKAIVNCVFNSICPLLDTDNGIFHRNQEALQIARRVIGECLTIATEKGIRLTPDEIEENLLQISRFSDGQLISTLQDIRNGRRTEIETLNLEVVRLAKELGKLDAVQETRLLGELVRLKAELALRQAGN
- a CDS encoding DUF3078 domain-containing protein, with protein sequence MSTRGLIHGAFLFVLFSVSDTLAQNKVDLSNSLNAGRLKTASDTTWRKIEFGANLNQGSFSSNWTGGGVNSVALGVFFNALNETKKGKDSWRNDFQSQYGIVRNKGQQSRKNVDRIFFDTKYNREISTKWSLFANFNFLSQFAAGYEYNTNPDSINLKKKVSGLLSPAYLTEAIGIEYRPAPYFFVDFAPGALRQTVVIDKDLYVNTPDQKNYGVPIGKRVRTEAALIQLVANFDKDIAKDVNLKFRYLMFSTFHDPLEIDNRLDAQLTAKINKYVNVNLGAIVVYDRDQSSKIQFAQALSIGFLFAF